Proteins encoded by one window of Nomascus leucogenys isolate Asia chromosome 19, Asia_NLE_v1, whole genome shotgun sequence:
- the ZNF594 gene encoding LOW QUALITY PROTEIN: zinc finger protein 594 (The sequence of the model RefSeq protein was modified relative to this genomic sequence to represent the inferred CDS: deleted 2 bases in 1 codon), which yields MKEWKSKMEISEEKKSTRAASKKLQRQITQECELVETSNSEDRLLKHWVRTLKDAVRHLPSQESGIREMHIIPKKAIVGEIGHECNEGEKILSAGESSHRYEVSGQNFKQKSGLTEHQKIHNINKTYECKECGKTFNRSSNLIIHQRIHTGNKPYVYNECGKDSNQSSNLIIHQRIHTGKKPYMCHECGKDFNQSSNLVRHKQIHSGGNPYECKECGKAFKGNSNLVLHRRIHSKGKPYLCNKCGKAFSQSTDLIIHHRIHTGEKPYECYDCGEMFSQSSHLATHQRIHTGEKPLKCNECEKAFRQHSHLTEHQRLHSGEKPYECHKCGKTFSGRTAFLKHQRLHAGEKLEECEKTFSQDEELREEQRIHQEEKAYWCNQCGRNFQGSSDLIRHQVTHTGEKPYECKECGKTFNQSSDLLRHHRIHSGEKPCVCSKCGKSFRGSSDLIRHCRVHTGEKPYECSECGKAFSQRSHLATHQKIHTGEKPYQCNECGKAFRQRSLLIQHRRIHSGEKPYECKQCGKLFIWHTAFLRHQSLHAGGKLECEKTFSQDEELREEQRTHEEEKVYWCNQCGRTFQGSSDLTRHQVTHTGEKPYECKECGKTFNQSSDLLRHHRIHSGEKPCVCSKCGKSFRGSSDLIRHRRVHTGEKPYECSECGKAFSQRSHLATHQKIHTGEKPYQCNECGKAFRQRSLLIQHRRIHSGEKPYECKQCGKLFIWHAAFLRHQSLHAGGKLECEKTFSQNEEPRGGQRTHQEEKAYWCNQCGRNFQGSLDFIRHQVTHTGEKPYECKECGKTQSELRPCKTS from the exons ATGAAGGAATGGAAATCAAAGATGgaaatttctgaagaaaagaagTCAACAAGGGCTGCTTCCAAAAAACTCCAAAGACAGATCACCCAGGAATGTGAGTTAGTTGAAACCAGTAATTCTGAGGACAGATTATTGAAGCACTGGGTACGCACTTTAAAGGATGCAGTGAGACATCTCCCTTCCCAAGAGAGCGgtatcagggaaatgcatattaTCCCCAAGAAAGCCATTGTGGGAGAGATTGGCCATGAAtgtaatgaaggagaaaaaatactTTCTGCAGGAGAAAGCTCTCATAGATATGAGGTTAGTGGCCAAAACTTCAAACAGAAGTCAGGATTAACTGAACATCAGAAAATTCATAATATAAATAAGacctatgaatgtaaggaatgtggaaaaACCTTCAACAGGAGTTCAAACCTGATCatacatcagagaattcatacaggAAATAAACCATATGTGTATAATGAATGTGGGAAAGACTCTAATCAAAGTTCAAATCTTATTatacatcagagaattcatacaggAAAGAAACCTTATATGTGTCATGAATGTGGAAAAGACTTCAATCAGAGCTCCAATCTGGTGAGACATAAGCAAATTCACAGTGGTGGAAATCCCTATGAGTGCAAAGAGTGTGGGAAGGCTTTTAAGGGAAACTCAAACCTTGTCCTGCACCGGAGAATCCACAGTAAGGGGAAGCCATATTTATGCAATAAATGTGGGAAGGCTTTCAGTCAAAGCACAGATCTTATTATACATCacagaattcacactggagagaaaccctatgaatgttaTGACTGTGGAGAGATGTTCAGTCAAAGTTCACACCTTGCCacacatcagagaattcacactggagagaaacccctcaaatgtaatgaatgtgaaaAAGCCTTCAGGCAGCATTCTCACCTTACTGAACACCAGAGACTCCACagtggagagaaaccctatgaatgtcaCAAATGTGGGAAGACCTTCAGTGGGCGCACAGCTTTTCTTAAACATCAGAGATTGCATGCTGGAGAGAAACTTGAAGAATGTGAGAAAACCTTCAGCCAGGATGAGGAACTTAGGGAAGAGCAGAGAATTCACCAGGAAGAGAAAGCTTATTGGTGTAATCAGTGTGGTAGGAATTTCCAGGGCAGCTCAGACCTCATCAGACATCAGGTaactcatacaggagagaaaccatatgaatgtaaagaatgtgggaaaacTTTTAATCAGAGCTCAGACCTTCTGAGACATCATAGAATTCACAGTGGAGAAAAACCTTGTGTATGTAGCAAATGTGGGAAATCTTTTAGGGGCAGCTCAGATCTCATTAGACACTGTCGtgttcatactggagagaaaccctatgaatgtagtgaatgtgggaaagcctttagccAGAGGTCACACCTTGCTACACACCAGAAAAtccatactggagagaagccctatcagtgcaatgaatgtgggaaagccttcaggcAGCGTTCCCTCCTTATTCAACATCGGAGAATTCATAGtggtgagaaaccctatgaatgtaagcaaTGTGGGAAACTCTTCATTTGGCACACGGCTTTCCTCAGACATCAGAGCCTACATGCTGGCGGGAAACTTGAATGTGAGAAAACCTTCAGCCAGGATGAGGAGCTTAGGGAAGAGCAGAGAACTCACGAGGAAGAGAAGGTTTATTGGTGTAATCAGTGTGGTAGGACCTTCCAGGGCAGCTCAGACCTCACCAGACATCAGGTaactcatacaggagagaaaccatatgaatgtaaagaatgtgggaaaacTTTTAATCAGAGCTCAGACCTTCTGAGACATCATAGAATTCACAGTGGAGAAAAACCTTGTGTATGTAGCAAATGTGGGAAATCTTTTAGGGGCAGCTCAGATCTCATTAGACACCGTCGtgttcatactggagagaaaccctatgaatgtagtgaatgtgggaaagcctttagccAGAGGTCACACCTTGCTACACACCAGAAAAtccatactggagagaagccctatcagtgcaatgaatgtgggaaagccttcaggcAGCGTTCCCTCCTTATTCAACATCGGAGAATTCATAGtggtgagaaaccctatgaatgtaagcaaTGTGGGAAACTCTTCATTTGGCACGCGGCTTTCCTCAGACATCAGAGCCTGCATGCTGGAGGGAAACTTGAATGTGAGAAAACCTTCAGCCAGAATGAGGAGCCTAGGGGAGGGCAGAGAACTCACCAGGAAGAGAAAGCTTATTGGTGTAATCAGTGTGGTAGGAATTTCCAGGGCAGCTTAGACTTCATCAGACATCAGGTaactcatacaggagagaaaccatatgaatgtaaagaatgtgggaaaacT CAATCAGAGCTCAGACCTTGTAAGACATCATAG